One segment of Ricinus communis isolate WT05 ecotype wild-type chromosome 8, ASM1957865v1, whole genome shotgun sequence DNA contains the following:
- the LOC8273114 gene encoding mitogen-activated protein kinase kinase kinase 20, with protein sequence MKRKFESVIMEGEEDMHNHGVSWWRGPLIGKGGFGSVYLANLKEPKSRNRIYPSVMAVKSAEVSESASLQKEKEVFDNLYDCPYILQCYGEETTTNKAGVMFYDVLLEYASGGTLASLIKQSGGCGLPELDVKRYTRSILQGINCIHSNGYVHCDLKPDNILLVSIGGSDGKFVPKIGDFGLAKKVVKSKKRKLGGSYIGGTTLYMAPETVIDHIQEAPSDIWALGCIVFEMFTGKKVWDSKPDMTTNELLEKIGECYEPPKMPSQISKDGKDFLKRCLVKKSAFRFTAEMLLNHPFLSGLGDNETCQLRGRYWRKNR encoded by the coding sequence ATGAAGAGAAAATTTGAGTCAGTGATAATGGAAGGAGAAGAGGATATGCATAACCATGGCGTGTCGTGGTGGAGAGGACCATTGATTGGCAAAGGAGGATTTGGGTCTGTTTACTTGGCTAATTTAAAGGAACCCAAATCAAGAAACAGGATTTATCCATCAGTTATGGCCGTCAAATCAGCAGAGGTCTCTGAATCAGCTTCATTGCAGAAGGAGAAAGAGGTTTTCGACAATCTTTATGATTGTCCTTATATTCTTCAATGTTATGGTGAAGAAACTACGACTAACAAGGCTGGAGTGATGTTTTACGATGTTCTTTTAGAGTATGCTTCTGGTGGAACCCTAGCTTCTCTTATCAAGCAATCAGGTGGCTGTGGGTTGCCTGAATTAGATGTGAAGAGATACACAAGGTCTATTCTTCAAGGCATTAATTGCATTCATAGCAATGGTTATGTGCATTGTGATTTGAAGCCTGATAATATTCTACTTGTGTCTATTGGCGGCTCTGATGGTAAATTTGTTCCAAAGATAGGGGATTTTGGGTTAGCAAAGAAAGTTGTGAAGAGCAAGAAGAGAAAGCTTGGTGGTTCTTACATTGGAGGGACTACTTTGTACATGGCTCCTGAAACTGTGATTGATCATATTCAGGAGGCTCCATCTGATATTTGGGCTCTTGGATGCATTGTTTTTGAGATGTTTACTGGCAAGAAGGTTTGGGATTCAAAACCTGATATGACAACTAATGAGCTTTTGGAAAAGATTGGTGAGTGTTATGAACCGCCTAAAATGCCTTCTCAGATTTCAAAAGATGGAAAGGATTTCTTGAAAAGGTGTTTAGTGAAGAAGTCTGCGTTTAGATTTACTGCTGAGATGCTATTGAATCATCCTTTCCTGTCAGGATTAGGTGATAATGAAACCTGCCAATTGCGGGGAAGGTATTGGAGGAAGAATCGATAA
- the LOC8273115 gene encoding thioredoxin H-type encodes MGHCWSKVCMCCHNINNADGKVNNNQTDHINCTCQNVHRINTIQKWEQMLSEATRDSKIIIVNFCSSWCSPSKSIAPLYCDLANKNPSMTFLSIDIDELREPSSTWEVKSTPTFFFLKNGRQLDKLVGANKPELQKKISAVTSLANGLKHTGQLG; translated from the exons ATGGGACATTGTTGGAGCAAG GTTTGTATGTGCTGTCATAATATTAACAATGCTGATGGCAAGGTGAATAATAACCAAACTGATCATATAAATTGTACCTGTCAAAATGTTCATCGAATAAATACCATCCAAAAATGGGAGCAAATGTTATCTGAAGCAACTAGGGACAGCAAGATT ATCATAGTAAATTTCTGCTCTTCATGGTGTTCTCCAAGTAAATCGATAGCACCATTGTACTGTGATCTTGCTAATAAAAATCCTTCCATGACATTTTTAAGTATAGACATTGATGAGCTGAGG GAGCCTAGTTCTACATGGGAAGTTAAATCTACGCCCACATTTTTCTTCCTTAAAAATGGGAGACAATTAGACAAACTTGTAGGAGCCAACAAGCCAGAGCTTCAAAAGAAGATTTCTGCTGTTACTAGTCTTGCAAATGGCCTTAAGCACACAGGACAGTTGGGTTAA
- the LOC8273116 gene encoding transcription factor ICE1, with the protein MVLNGVVWMEGGAVRQQEEEAEEEEEAVSSWTRNTNDPQEPKEEDLGIISATSLSTLKSMLETDWYDFNTSNNNSNINSSSDIIINPSFTLQNHHHRDFRDLAFCSSSTPENLLLQPLDSSSSCSPSQAFHLDPSQSHHFLPPKSCFSSLFNVTNIPSDNHNNNNNNSNSNGFDLGCESSFLSHYQSNQASNFMGFSGSESEFQATQLIPLPDNGVGIANGGFGNVGLEGFDGSSGNMFYSKAKVLKPLEVGSGSHSPPTLFQKRAMLRHSDDKLGSLEISGLRCGVGGEIGGGNWGEIERKRKRSDEEGEIEEVSFDVSGFNYDSDENNGDDGKVEESVKNNGESNSIANSTVTGGGGSGDQKGKKKGMPAKNLMAERRRRKRLNDRLYMLRSVVPKISKMDRASILGDAIDYLKELLQRINDLHNELESTPPGSLLPQSSSFHPLTPTPPTLPCRVKEELCPSSLPGPKSQPARVEVRVREGRAVNIHMFSAGRPGLLLSTMRALDNLGLDIQQAVISCFNGFALDVFRAEQCREGQDVLPEQIKAVLLDSAGFHGLM; encoded by the exons ATGGTTCTTAACGGCGTCGTTTGGATGGAAGGAGGAGCAGTTCGAcagcaagaagaagaagctgaagaagaagaagaggctgTTTCTTCTTGGACCAGAAATACCAATGATCCTCAAGAGCCCAAAGAAGAAGATTTAGGCATCATAAGTGCTACTTCTCTTTCTACTCTGAAATCCATGCTTGAAACTGACTGGTATGATTTTAATACTAGTAATAATAACAGTAATATCAACTCTTCTtctgatattattattaacccATCTTTTACTCTACAAAATCATCACCATCGCGATTTTAGAGACCTTGCTTTTTGTTCCAGTTCCACACCTGAAAACCTTCTCTTACAGCCTTTAGAttcttcctcttcttgttCTCCATCACAAGCTTTCCATCTTGATCCTTCTCAGTCACACCACTTTTTGCCTCCAAAATCTtgtttctcttctctttttaatGTTACGAATATCCCTTCTGAtaaccataataataataataataatagtaatagtaaTGGCTTTGATTTGGGCTGTGaaagttcttttctttctcattatCAGTCTAATCAAGCTTCTAACTTTATGGGTTTTAGTGGGTCCGAGTCTGAGTTTCAAGCTACCCAGTTGATCCCTTTGCCTGATAATGGTGTTGGAATTGCAAATGGTGGTTTTGGTAATGTGGGTCTTGAGGGTTTTGATGGTTCTTCAGGGAATATGTTTTATAGCAAAGCTAAGGTTTTGAAGCCACTCGAGGTGGGTTCAGGTTCACATTCACCACCTACACTGTTTCAAAAGAGAGCTATGTTGAGACATAGTGATGATAAATTGGGGAGTTTGGAGATATCAGGGTTAAGATGTGGAGTTGGAGGAGAAATTGGAGGTGGGAACTGGGGAGAAATTGAgaggaagagaaaaaggagTGATGAAGAAGGTGAAATTGAGGAAGTTAGTTTTGATGTTTCAGGTTTTAATTATGATTCTGATGAGAATAATGGAGATGATGGTAAGGTAGAAGAGAGTGTTAAGAATAATGGTGAAAGCAATTCTATTGCTAATAGCACTGTCACTGGCGGCGGCGGCAGTGGTGATCAaaaggggaagaagaaagggatGCCTGCAAAGAATTTGATGGCTGAGAGAAGGAGGAGGAAGAGACTAAATGATAGGCTTTATATGCTTAGATCTGTTGTACCCAAGATTAGCAAG ATGGATAGAGCTTCAATTCTTGGGGATGCCATTGATTACTTAAAGGAGCTTCTGCAGAGAATCAATGACCTTCACAATGAATTGGAGTCAACACCTCCTGGTTCTTTGCTGCCTCAGTCTTCAAGTTTCCACCCTTTGACACCAACACCTCCCACCCTTCCATGCCGTGTGAAGGAAGAATTATGCCCCAGCTCATTGCCAGGTCCTAAAAGCCAGCCTGCAAGG GTGGAAGTTAGAGTAAGGGAAGGAAGGGCAGTCAATATCCATATGTTTTCTGCTGGCAGACCAGGTTTACTCCTCTCTACTATGAGGGCTCTGGACAACCTTGGCTTGGATATTCAGCAGGCCGTCATCAGTTGTTTCAATGGGTTTGCACTGGATGTTTTTCGAGCTGAA cAATGCAGGGAGGGTCAGGATGTCTTACCAGAGCAAATCAAAGCCGTACTGCTTGATTCAGCTGGCTTTCATGGGCTGATGTAA